The following coding sequences lie in one Paracidovorax avenae genomic window:
- a CDS encoding zinc-finger domain-containing protein — translation MTQAIIELLAKDLNPQGGVFCPSPKADMKVWNTHPKVYLDVAHTGEAKCPYCGTVYRLKAGETVRAGH, via the coding sequence ATGACGCAAGCCATCATCGAACTGCTCGCCAAGGACCTGAACCCGCAGGGCGGCGTCTTCTGCCCGAGCCCCAAGGCCGACATGAAGGTCTGGAACACCCACCCGAAGGTGTACCTGGACGTGGCCCACACGGGCGAGGCCAAGTGCCCCTACTGCGGCACGGTGTACCGCCTGAAGGCGGGCGAAACGGTTCGCGCGGGCCACTGA